The following are from one region of the Tenacibaculum dicentrarchi genome:
- a CDS encoding leucine-rich repeat domain-containing protein, with the protein MKITIPFYFLLFIALNTTAQETIIIPDIGLEECLIDLDIDSNGLNGNILVSDAKYVVNLNINDPITNKLLPNVHSKIKDLTGLESFPNLKRLDCFGNNITKIDLSKSTSITFLNCSENKIKSLDLSNNNQLVYVSCDSNNLESLILGDNPNLETLYASYNKLTNLDVKACTKLETLDITTNRLKNILVNDTQLNNTPEGWYKDATANYTTTINTVQKAPVTTPKKIISIPVKTHSEEFKQKVITAFESEVLNETHLQNIKNKLIKTYNLKPDEIASWIKKYNKRINY; encoded by the coding sequence ATGAAAATAACAATACCCTTCTATTTTTTACTTTTTATCGCTTTAAATACAACGGCGCAAGAAACCATTATAATTCCTGATATTGGTTTAGAAGAATGTTTAATTGATTTAGATATTGATTCGAATGGTTTAAATGGAAATATTTTGGTTAGCGATGCAAAATATGTGGTTAATTTGAATATAAACGACCCAATAACCAACAAATTATTACCCAACGTACACTCTAAAATTAAAGATTTAACAGGGCTTGAAAGCTTCCCTAATTTAAAACGATTAGATTGTTTTGGTAATAATATTACTAAGATAGATTTATCAAAAAGTACCTCTATTACTTTTTTAAATTGTAGTGAAAACAAAATTAAAAGCCTTGACCTTAGTAACAATAATCAATTAGTTTATGTAAGTTGTGATAGCAATAATTTAGAAAGTTTAATTTTAGGCGATAATCCAAACCTTGAAACTTTGTACGCTAGTTATAATAAATTAACAAATTTAGATGTTAAAGCCTGTACAAAATTAGAAACCTTAGACATCACTACAAATAGATTAAAAAATATTTTGGTAAACGATACACAGCTTAACAATACCCCTGAAGGATGGTATAAAGATGCCACGGCAAATTACACAACAACGATAAATACTGTGCAAAAAGCGCCTGTTACAACTCCTAAAAAAATTATATCAATTCCTGTAAAAACTCATTCCGAAGAATTTAAACAAAAAGTTATTACAGCCTTTGAATCGGAAGTATTAAACGAAACACATTTACAAAACATCAAAAACAAATTAATAAAAACCTATAATTTAAAACCTGATGAAATAGCATCTTGGATAAAAAAATATAACAAACGAATTAATTATTAA
- the clpX gene encoding ATP-dependent Clp protease ATP-binding subunit ClpX, with amino-acid sequence MSKEENLQCSFCGRKKPETDLLIAGMDAHICDKCIEQAHGIVAEEVAEAIESSLPKDLTLKKPKEIKAFLDEYIIGQDETKRGMSVAVYNHYKRLLQAKDDQDEVEIEKSNIVLVGETGTGKTLIARTIARMLNVPFSIVDATVLTQAGYVGEDVESILSRLLQAADYDVDKAERGIVFIDEIDKIARKGDNPSITRDVSGEGVQQALLKLLEGSVVNVAPKGGRKHPDQKFIEVNTKDILFIAGGAFAGIERIISKRLNMQAVGYSASIDEDKVDETNLLQYIIPSDLKSFGLIPEIIGRLPVLSYMNPLDAKTLRAILTAPKNSLVKQYTKLFAMDDIAFSLSEEAMEYIVEKAIEYKLGARGLRSLCEAILTDAMFEMPSSDDKELIITREYAESKITKSGIKKLKAVS; translated from the coding sequence ATGTCGAAAGAAGAAAACTTACAATGTTCCTTTTGTGGGCGTAAAAAACCAGAAACCGATTTATTAATCGCTGGTATGGATGCTCATATTTGTGATAAATGTATAGAACAAGCGCACGGAATTGTAGCTGAAGAAGTAGCTGAAGCAATAGAATCAAGCTTACCAAAAGATTTAACCTTAAAAAAGCCAAAAGAAATTAAAGCTTTTTTAGATGAATATATTATTGGGCAAGATGAAACGAAAAGAGGAATGTCGGTTGCGGTATATAATCACTATAAACGATTATTACAAGCTAAAGATGATCAGGATGAGGTAGAAATTGAAAAATCTAACATTGTTTTAGTAGGAGAAACAGGAACTGGTAAAACATTAATAGCACGTACAATTGCTAGAATGTTAAACGTGCCATTTTCTATTGTTGATGCTACTGTTTTAACACAAGCAGGATATGTTGGTGAAGATGTTGAAAGCATTTTAAGTCGTTTATTACAAGCGGCAGATTATGATGTAGACAAAGCCGAGCGAGGAATTGTTTTTATTGATGAAATTGATAAAATTGCTCGTAAAGGCGATAATCCATCAATTACTCGTGATGTTTCTGGTGAAGGTGTGCAACAAGCCTTGTTAAAATTATTAGAAGGTTCTGTAGTAAATGTAGCGCCTAAAGGCGGAAGAAAACACCCAGACCAAAAATTTATTGAAGTAAATACCAAAGATATTTTATTTATCGCAGGTGGTGCTTTTGCAGGAATTGAAAGAATAATCAGTAAGCGTTTAAATATGCAAGCGGTAGGGTATAGCGCTTCAATTGATGAAGACAAAGTAGATGAAACTAATTTATTACAATATATTATTCCTTCAGATTTAAAATCGTTTGGATTAATTCCTGAAATTATTGGACGTTTACCTGTATTAAGTTACATGAATCCTTTAGATGCAAAAACATTGCGTGCTATTTTAACAGCGCCTAAAAATTCATTAGTTAAGCAATACACAAAGTTGTTTGCAATGGATGATATTGCCTTTTCTTTATCAGAAGAAGCGATGGAATATATTGTAGAAAAAGCAATAGAATACAAGTTAGGAGCTCGTGGATTACGTTCATTATGTGAAGCTATTTTAACCGATGCAATGTTCGAAATGCCTAGTTCTGATGACAAAGAATTAATAATTACCAGAGAATATGCCGAATCGAAAATAACAAAATCAGGTATTAAAAAATTAAAAGCAGTTTCATAA
- the folK gene encoding 2-amino-4-hydroxy-6-hydroxymethyldihydropteridine diphosphokinase — MKIQQITYLSIGTNQGNRLKNLQNAINLIGKNIGTVQQIASVYETPSLGFKGADFYNTCIKVSTCLSPEKLIKNLLYLEDELGRTRKNKGGYTDRIIDLDILLYNDEIIFSENVIVPHPRMLQRKFVLVPLVEIAKKTLHPTVKKPLYDCLKNCTDTSKISKIETTLKTPDTISSTYKYIAIEGNIGAGKTSLTNIMSEQFKAKIVLERFADNPFLPKFYQDKERYALPLEMSFLADRYQQLTDDLAQFNTLKNCIISDYYIFKSLIFAQVTLPKEEYTLYQKMFDLLYKEVKKPDLYVYLYQNTERLLENIKHRGRAYEQNIAATYLQKIEDGYSNFIKKVPELNILVIDVSDLDFVNNREDYLYIINKINNHKRLK, encoded by the coding sequence ATGAAGATACAACAAATTACATATTTATCAATAGGAACTAACCAAGGTAATCGGCTAAAAAACTTGCAAAATGCAATTAATTTAATTGGTAAAAATATTGGTACTGTTCAACAAATTGCTTCGGTATATGAAACACCTTCTTTAGGTTTTAAAGGTGCCGATTTTTACAATACCTGTATTAAAGTTAGTACCTGCTTATCACCTGAAAAATTGATTAAAAACCTTCTTTATTTAGAAGATGAATTAGGTAGAACTCGAAAAAACAAAGGTGGTTATACTGATAGAATTATCGATTTAGATATTTTATTATATAATGATGAAATTATTTTTTCAGAAAATGTAATTGTACCACACCCTAGAATGTTACAACGTAAATTTGTATTAGTACCATTGGTTGAAATTGCCAAAAAAACACTTCATCCAACAGTTAAAAAACCATTATACGATTGCTTAAAAAATTGTACCGATACCTCTAAAATTTCAAAAATAGAAACAACTTTAAAAACACCCGATACAATATCAAGTACTTACAAATACATTGCTATTGAAGGAAATATTGGTGCAGGAAAAACGTCACTAACCAATATAATGTCTGAGCAATTTAAGGCTAAAATTGTTTTAGAACGTTTTGCCGATAATCCTTTTTTACCTAAATTTTATCAAGACAAAGAGCGTTATGCCCTTCCTTTAGAAATGAGTTTTTTAGCAGATAGATATCAGCAATTAACCGATGATTTGGCACAGTTTAATACACTTAAAAACTGTATTATTTCTGATTATTATATTTTTAAATCCTTAATTTTTGCACAAGTAACCTTGCCAAAAGAAGAATATACCTTGTATCAAAAAATGTTCGATTTACTTTATAAAGAAGTTAAAAAACCCGATTTATATGTGTATTTATATCAAAACACCGAACGTTTACTTGAAAATATAAAACATAGAGGAAGAGCTTACGAGCAAAATATAGCAGCAACTTATTTACAAAAAATAGAAGATGGCTATAGTAATTTCATAAAAAAAGTACCTGAATTAAATATTTTAGTAATCGATGTTTCTGATTTAGATTTTGTTAATAATAGAGAAGATTATTTATATATTATTAATAAAATTAATAATCATAAAAGATTAAAATAA
- the clpP gene encoding ATP-dependent Clp endopeptidase proteolytic subunit ClpP — MDYGKEFEKYATKEHGINSTYLGKITSSLTPYIMEERQMNITQMDVFSRLMMDRIIFLGTGVNDQVANVIQAQLLFLESVDANKDISIYINSPGGGVYAGLGIYDTMQFIKPDVATICTGMAASMGAVLMCAGAKGKRSALPHSRIMIHQPMGGAQGQASDMEITVKEIGKLKTELYDIIADHSGQTFEKVQQDSDRDYWMKAEEAKAYGMVDEILKRK, encoded by the coding sequence ATGGATTACGGAAAAGAATTCGAAAAATACGCAACAAAAGAGCACGGAATAAATAGCACATATTTAGGGAAAATAACCAGTAGTTTAACGCCATATATTATGGAAGAACGTCAAATGAACATTACCCAAATGGATGTTTTCTCTCGTTTAATGATGGACAGAATTATCTTTTTAGGTACAGGAGTTAATGACCAAGTAGCTAATGTAATTCAAGCACAATTATTATTTTTAGAAAGTGTTGATGCAAATAAAGATATTTCAATTTATATCAACTCGCCAGGAGGAGGTGTGTACGCAGGTTTAGGTATTTACGATACCATGCAATTCATCAAGCCAGATGTAGCAACAATTTGTACAGGAATGGCAGCTTCAATGGGAGCTGTATTAATGTGTGCAGGAGCAAAAGGAAAACGCTCGGCATTACCACACTCACGTATTATGATTCACCAACCAATGGGTGGCGCTCAAGGGCAGGCTTCTGATATGGAAATTACCGTAAAAGAAATTGGAAAGTTAAAAACTGAATTATATGATATTATTGCAGATCATTCAGGGCAAACTTTTGAAAAAGTACAACAAGATTCGGATAGAGATTATTGGATGAAAGCTGAAGAAGCGAAAGCGTACGGAATGGTAGATGAAATATTAAAAAGAAAATAA
- the dnaG gene encoding DNA primase gives MITQQTIDKVFEAAQVAEVIGEFVQLKKSGSSFKGLSPFTDERTPSFMVSPVKQIWKDFSTGKGGNAVSFLMEHEHYSYPEAIKWLAKKYNIEVEETEQSDQQKEQLNERESMFLASKFAKDYFHDLLMNSQQGRAIGLSYFKERGFREDIIEKFELGYCKDEWDNFTNAALKKGYDLKYLKSTGLTIVKEGGTQDRKFDRFKGRVMFPIHSMSGRILGFGGRILTNDKKAAKYLNSPESDIYHKSKILYGLYQAKKEIAKLDNCYLVEGYTDVVSFYQSGIENVVASSGTALTPDQIRLVNRLTKNITVLFDGDAAGIRASMRGIDLILEQGMNVKVISFPEGEDPDSFAKSHSTTELKQFLEDKSQDFIEFKVSLLMREAKNDPVKKAGLIRDIVTSISKIPDGIQREVYVQECARIMDISEQVLFSELAQLLNKSVANSNKRSANQPTASYTETASQASMGVVKGGAKGRKEINQLEILEKEIIRILLLYGNETVDFVNWVATVDEKGQPVLEKEEYQNTVSNELYLNLQEDEIEFANELFKLTYYQLVHQLNQDEKISIDRLIMHENQEIASLVTNILMDEEKYSLSDWERKEIVVTTAIKVLPKLVSDAVLNLRRILIEEKIKEIMKEVQAQKITLDLEEIVNYTDLKKRLFDKLNRVV, from the coding sequence ATGATAACCCAACAAACAATAGATAAAGTTTTTGAAGCTGCCCAAGTTGCTGAGGTAATTGGCGAATTTGTGCAATTGAAAAAATCAGGAAGTAGCTTTAAAGGATTGAGCCCATTTACTGATGAGCGAACCCCCTCGTTTATGGTATCGCCAGTAAAGCAAATCTGGAAAGATTTTAGTACTGGGAAAGGTGGAAATGCAGTGTCGTTTTTAATGGAACATGAACATTATTCTTATCCTGAGGCTATTAAATGGTTGGCTAAAAAATATAATATTGAGGTAGAAGAAACCGAGCAATCTGACCAGCAAAAAGAACAACTTAATGAACGAGAAAGTATGTTTTTGGCATCTAAATTTGCGAAAGATTATTTTCACGATTTATTAATGAATAGCCAACAAGGGCGTGCAATTGGTTTATCTTACTTTAAAGAAAGAGGTTTTAGAGAAGATATTATTGAAAAATTTGAATTAGGATATTGTAAAGACGAGTGGGATAATTTTACCAATGCCGCGCTAAAAAAAGGCTACGATTTAAAATATTTAAAATCGACAGGATTAACCATTGTAAAAGAAGGTGGTACGCAAGACCGAAAATTTGACCGTTTTAAAGGACGTGTAATGTTTCCGATTCATAGTATGTCGGGGCGAATTTTAGGTTTTGGAGGACGAATTTTAACCAATGATAAAAAGGCAGCAAAATATTTAAATTCACCAGAAAGTGATATTTACCATAAAAGTAAAATTTTATATGGACTTTATCAGGCAAAAAAAGAAATTGCAAAGCTTGACAATTGTTATTTGGTAGAAGGATATACTGATGTTGTTTCTTTTTATCAATCAGGAATTGAAAATGTGGTAGCCTCTTCAGGAACAGCATTAACACCCGACCAAATCCGATTGGTAAACCGTTTGACAAAAAATATTACGGTTTTATTTGATGGCGATGCCGCAGGAATTAGAGCCTCTATGAGAGGTATCGACTTGATTTTAGAGCAAGGAATGAATGTAAAAGTAATTTCTTTTCCTGAAGGAGAAGACCCTGATAGTTTTGCAAAATCACATTCAACAACTGAATTAAAACAGTTTTTAGAAGATAAATCGCAAGATTTTATTGAATTTAAAGTTTCTTTATTAATGAGAGAAGCAAAGAATGATCCTGTAAAAAAAGCAGGATTAATTCGTGATATTGTAACGAGTATTTCAAAAATTCCTGACGGTATTCAGCGAGAAGTTTATGTGCAAGAATGTGCGCGTATTATGGATATTTCAGAGCAAGTTTTATTTAGTGAATTAGCGCAGTTGTTAAATAAAAGTGTTGCAAATTCGAATAAACGAAGTGCAAATCAGCCAACAGCATCTTATACTGAAACGGCATCGCAAGCTTCTATGGGGGTTGTAAAAGGCGGCGCAAAAGGACGCAAAGAAATTAATCAATTAGAGATTTTAGAAAAAGAAATTATCAGAATATTATTATTGTATGGTAATGAAACGGTCGATTTTGTAAATTGGGTGGCTACAGTTGATGAAAAAGGGCAGCCTGTTTTAGAAAAAGAAGAATATCAAAATACGGTTTCAAACGAGTTGTATTTAAATTTACAGGAAGATGAAATTGAGTTTGCCAATGAGCTTTTTAAATTAACCTATTATCAGTTAGTGCATCAATTAAATCAAGATGAAAAAATTTCTATTGATCGATTGATAATGCACGAAAATCAAGAAATAGCAAGCTTGGTAACCAATATTTTAATGGATGAAGAAAAATATTCGTTAAGCGATTGGGAGCGCAAAGAAATTGTTGTTACAACGGCTATAAAAGTATTACCGAAATTAGTTTCTGATGCTGTTTTAAACCTGCGAAGAATTTTAATAGAAGAAAAAATTAAAGAAATAATGAAGGAAGTTCAAGCGCAAAAAATAACGCTTGATTTAGAAGAAATAGTAAACTACACCGACTTAAAAAAACGTCTTTTTGATAAGTTAAACAGAGTGGTTTAG
- a CDS encoding polyribonucleotide nucleotidyltransferase: MIPKVFREVIDLGDGRTISLETGKLAKQAHGSVVVQMGKAMLLCTVVSSYKAGTVDFLPLTVDYREKFAAAGRYPGGFFKREARPSDGEILTMRLVDRVLRPLFPKDYHSEVQVMIQLMSHDEDVMPDALAGLAASAAIQLSDFPFECPISEARVARVNGEFVINPTRAQLEASDIDMMIGASEESVMMVEGEMDEISEEEMAEAIKFAHESIKIQCAAQTRLAEAFGKKETREYEGEREDEELATKINEFTYDKCYAIAKKGTSKVERSNAFAEVKEELKATFTEEELADYGDLVGKYFNKSQKNAVRELTLAEGLRLDGRKTDEIRPIWCEVDYLPSTHGSSIFTRGETQALATVTLGTSRDANKIDMPSYEGEENFYLHYNFPPFCTGEARPLRGTSRREVGHGNLAQRGLKGMIPADCPYTVRVVSEVLESNGSSSMATVCAGTMALMDAGVKMTRPVSGIAMGLISDGDRYAVLSDILGDEDHLGDMDFKVTGTSEGITACQMDIKVKGLGYEILVNALKQARAGRLHILGKLTDTIESANQEVKAHAPKMINRRIPNEMIGAFIGPGGKHIQELQKETETTIVITEDAVTEEGIIEILGTNPEGIEKVVTRIESMLFKPQVGNSYQVKVIKMLDFGAVVEYAEAPGNEVLLHVSELAWERTENVSDVVKMGDVFEVKYFGLDPRTRKEKVSRKALLPKPEGYVARPPRENKPRDNRNRDDRKPRTPREPREVKKD; the protein is encoded by the coding sequence TTGCTGCCGCAGGTCGTTACCCTGGTGGTTTCTTTAAAAGAGAAGCAAGACCAAGTGATGGTGAAATATTAACTATGCGTTTAGTAGACCGTGTTTTACGTCCATTATTTCCAAAAGATTATCATTCGGAAGTACAGGTAATGATTCAATTAATGTCGCATGATGAAGATGTGATGCCAGATGCTTTAGCAGGTTTAGCAGCTTCTGCAGCTATTCAATTATCTGATTTCCCTTTCGAATGCCCTATTTCTGAAGCACGTGTTGCTAGAGTAAATGGAGAATTTGTTATCAACCCAACTAGAGCGCAATTAGAAGCATCTGACATTGATATGATGATTGGAGCTTCTGAAGAATCTGTAATGATGGTGGAAGGTGAAATGGATGAAATTTCTGAAGAAGAAATGGCTGAGGCAATTAAATTTGCTCACGAGTCTATTAAAATACAATGTGCTGCTCAAACTCGTTTAGCGGAGGCTTTCGGAAAGAAAGAAACAAGAGAATACGAAGGAGAAAGAGAAGATGAAGAATTAGCAACTAAAATAAACGAATTTACTTACGATAAGTGTTATGCTATTGCTAAAAAAGGTACTTCTAAAGTAGAACGTAGTAATGCTTTTGCTGAAGTAAAAGAAGAGTTAAAAGCTACATTTACTGAAGAAGAATTAGCTGATTATGGTGATTTAGTTGGAAAATATTTCAATAAATCTCAAAAAAATGCTGTTAGAGAATTAACTTTAGCGGAAGGATTACGTTTAGATGGACGTAAAACTGATGAAATCAGACCAATTTGGTGTGAAGTAGATTATTTACCATCAACACATGGTTCATCAATTTTTACTCGTGGAGAAACTCAAGCATTAGCAACAGTAACTTTAGGAACATCAAGAGATGCTAACAAAATAGATATGCCATCTTACGAAGGTGAAGAAAATTTCTATTTACATTATAACTTCCCTCCTTTTTGTACAGGTGAAGCTCGTCCATTAAGAGGAACTTCTCGTAGAGAGGTTGGTCATGGTAACTTAGCACAACGTGGTTTAAAAGGAATGATTCCTGCTGATTGTCCTTATACAGTAAGAGTTGTATCTGAAGTATTAGAATCTAATGGTTCTTCTTCAATGGCAACTGTTTGTGCTGGTACAATGGCTTTAATGGATGCAGGTGTTAAAATGACAAGACCAGTTTCTGGTATTGCTATGGGATTAATTTCTGATGGTGACCGTTACGCAGTTTTATCTGATATTTTAGGGGATGAAGATCATTTAGGTGATATGGACTTTAAAGTAACTGGTACTTCTGAAGGAATTACTGCTTGTCAAATGGATATTAAAGTTAAAGGATTAGGTTACGAAATTTTAGTAAATGCACTAAAACAAGCTCGTGCAGGTCGTTTACATATTTTAGGAAAATTAACTGATACTATTGAATCTGCAAATCAAGAAGTAAAAGCACATGCTCCTAAAATGATTAACAGACGTATTCCTAATGAAATGATTGGAGCGTTTATTGGTCCAGGTGGAAAACATATTCAAGAATTACAGAAAGAAACAGAAACTACAATCGTAATTACTGAAGATGCTGTAACTGAAGAAGGAATTATTGAAATTTTAGGAACGAATCCTGAAGGAATTGAAAAAGTTGTTACTCGTATTGAGTCTATGCTTTTTAAACCTCAAGTTGGTAATTCTTATCAAGTAAAAGTAATTAAAATGTTAGATTTTGGTGCTGTTGTAGAATATGCAGAAGCTCCAGGAAACGAAGTTTTATTACACGTTAGTGAATTAGCTTGGGAACGTACAGAAAATGTTTCTGACGTAGTTAAAATGGGTGATGTATTTGAAGTAAAATATTTCGGACTTGACCCAAGAACTCGTAAAGAAAAAGTTTCTCGTAAAGCATTGTTACCAAAACCAGAAGGTTATGTAGCAAGACCACCAAGAGAAAATAAGCCTAGAGATAACAGAAATCGTGATGATAGAAAACCTAGAACTCCAAGAGAGCCTAGAGAAGTAAAAAAAGATTAA
- the gldB gene encoding gliding motility lipoprotein GldB, with the protein MRKFLALCVLALAIISCKKEINSKLKVDVSDIKINLKIDRFDVDFYKTTSADLGKTKLKYPFLFPQEPDSVWINKINNKDERELYNETQKVFSNIAGLTADLSSFFKHLKYYNPKAKTPRVITMLTNIDYDNRIVFADSLLLISLDAYLGKKHPFYSEYPAYIKQNNEKEQVIVDVAKAILNAHKFSKKPRSFVDKMIYKGKKMYLLDAYLPAVSDSLKIGYSQNKMRWAESNEAQIWKYFIEKNMLYNTDKELDIRFLDIAPFSKFYLEKDRQSPGRIGEFIGWQIVRSYMQKNDVSLPELLRKNEAEIFIKSNYKPKK; encoded by the coding sequence ATGAGAAAATTTTTAGCACTTTGTGTTTTAGCTTTAGCGATAATATCTTGCAAAAAAGAAATTAATTCTAAATTAAAAGTAGATGTTTCTGATATTAAAATTAATCTCAAGATAGATAGATTTGATGTTGATTTTTATAAAACAACTTCTGCCGATTTAGGTAAAACAAAACTGAAATATCCATTTTTATTTCCGCAAGAACCCGACAGTGTTTGGATTAATAAAATAAACAATAAAGATGAACGTGAATTGTATAATGAAACACAAAAAGTATTTTCTAATATAGCTGGTTTAACGGCTGATTTAAGTTCATTTTTTAAGCATTTAAAATATTATAATCCGAAGGCTAAAACGCCAAGAGTAATTACGATGCTTACCAATATTGATTATGATAATCGCATTGTTTTTGCCGATAGTTTATTGCTTATTTCTTTGGATGCTTATTTGGGTAAAAAACATCCTTTTTACAGTGAATATCCTGCGTATATAAAACAAAATAATGAAAAAGAACAGGTTATTGTCGATGTAGCAAAAGCCATTTTAAATGCGCATAAGTTTTCTAAAAAACCACGAAGTTTTGTTGATAAAATGATTTATAAAGGTAAAAAAATGTATCTATTAGACGCGTATTTACCAGCAGTTTCTGATTCGTTAAAAATAGGATATTCACAAAATAAAATGCGTTGGGCAGAAAGTAATGAAGCGCAAATTTGGAAATATTTTATCGAAAAAAACATGCTATATAATACTGATAAAGAGCTAGATATTCGCTTTTTAGATATTGCGCCTTTTTCAAAGTTTTATCTGGAAAAAGATAGGCAATCTCCAGGAAGAATAGGGGAGTTTATTGGTTGGCAAATAGTGCGTTCGTACATGCAAAAGAATGATGTATCTTTGCCAGAATTATTACGTAAAAATGAAGCGGAAATCTTCATAAAATCAAACTATAAACCAAAGAAATAA
- the nadE gene encoding NAD(+) synthase — MNTPKVSEHIVKWLKEYANKAGVNGFVVGISGGIDSAVTSTLCAQTGLKVLCVELPIHQAKSQVNRANEHIKQLKARFSNVNEAEVDLTSVFEGFKTVVPEVETSAKTDLALANTRARLRMTTLYYFAGLHGLLVAGTGNKVEDFGVGFYTKYGDGGVDLSPIADLVKSEVYALAAHLKVPDSIQNAQPTDGLFGDSRTDEDQIGASYDELEWAMKMLDSGKTEGDFENRELEVFKIYTRLNRINQHKMIPIPVCEIPSELK; from the coding sequence ATGAATACACCAAAAGTTTCTGAACATATTGTAAAATGGTTAAAAGAATACGCCAATAAAGCGGGAGTAAATGGTTTTGTGGTAGGTATTTCTGGCGGTATCGATAGCGCTGTTACTTCAACCTTATGTGCCCAAACTGGCTTAAAAGTTTTATGTGTTGAATTGCCGATTCATCAAGCTAAAAGCCAAGTAAACAGAGCAAATGAACATATTAAACAGTTAAAAGCGCGTTTTAGCAATGTTAATGAAGCTGAAGTAGATTTAACAAGTGTTTTTGAAGGTTTTAAAACCGTTGTTCCTGAAGTAGAAACATCTGCAAAAACCGATTTAGCCTTAGCAAACACTCGTGCTCGTTTACGTATGACTACGCTGTATTATTTTGCAGGATTACACGGTTTATTAGTTGCAGGAACAGGAAATAAAGTAGAAGATTTTGGCGTAGGTTTTTATACAAAATATGGCGATGGCGGTGTAGATTTAAGCCCAATTGCCGATTTAGTAAAATCGGAAGTTTATGCCTTGGCAGCACATTTAAAAGTACCTGATTCAATACAAAATGCCCAACCTACCGATGGACTTTTTGGCGATAGCAGAACAGATGAAGATCAAATTGGTGCTTCTTATGATGAATTAGAATGGGCAATGAAAATGCTAGATTCAGGAAAAACGGAAGGTGATTTTGAAAACAGAGAACTAGAAGTTTTTAAAATTTATACTCGATTAAATCGTATCAATCAACATAAGATGATTCCGATTCCTGTTTGTGAAATTCCTAGTGAATTGAAGTAA
- the gldC gene encoding gliding motility protein GldC, whose translation MAIEHTSKVTFTIGLDENKIPEEISWNAEDGGINNESSKAIMLSVWDHKKKDTLRMDLWTKDMPVDEMKQFYHQTLLSMASSFERATDDKKMGDTMRDFCEYFAEKLELKK comes from the coding sequence ATGGCGATAGAGCACACTTCTAAAGTAACATTTACAATAGGCTTAGACGAAAATAAAATTCCTGAAGAAATTTCATGGAATGCCGAAGATGGAGGCATTAATAATGAATCATCAAAAGCGATTATGTTATCGGTTTGGGATCATAAGAAAAAAGATACTTTACGTATGGATCTATGGACCAAAGATATGCCTGTTGATGAAATGAAGCAATTTTATCATCAAACATTATTGTCAATGGCAAGTTCATTTGAAAGAGCTACTGATGATAAAAAAATGGGTGACACAATGCGTGATTTTTGTGAGTATTTTGCTGAGAAATTAGAATTGAAAAAATAG